The following is a genomic window from Chanos chanos chromosome 1, fChaCha1.1, whole genome shotgun sequence.
TAAATAGTCAGCTGTTTtgtacaaatgtaaaaatatgagTCCATAATCTACATATTCTAATCATTTTCTCTGGCTGAACCTGTCTTTCAGCCTTAAGATATTGGTAAATGTCCAACAAACAAAGCTTAGAGGGGTGTAAATGTAGAAAATGCTAGGCCAACAATCAAGTCAACTTCAGAGGGACTCTGTAATCTCTATCTCATCCCCATCTATTTTTATCTAGTTGCTTGGCAACCACACCATCCTTATTGAACTGTTTCCCCTGATGAACATATTGAGAGAAGTGTTTCTGATGAACGTACACAGTTTCCCTGATGAACATATTGAGGGAAGTATTTCTGATGAAATCGCTTTTTGGGAATTTAAATAAAGCAACTCCGAAACGCTCCACGTTGTCATGACAGACTTGAGCCTGcgttcttttctcttcacaaCACAGAGATGTATCTGGGTTTTCCAGGGCGCACTGCAGAAAACAGGTCTCTCACACAAATTGCCTAACACAGTTTCTCATTCATAACGGAATGCATGCTTAAGTGGAGACGCATAATAAGAATCACAGCACCCGGCTCCGCAGCTGGCAGACACTCCCTCTCCGCTTCCGGCCCCTAAAATTGTCACGCAGAAACCCCTTTGCCGGTTGTCTGGAGCCAATCGATGTTGGAGTTTTTGGGGCCTCTGCGGCTGTGACCAATCGCTCTTCTCAGCCTCGCTTTGGCTGCGCTCCAGAGCCATAAAGCCATTGTCCCGCCTTATACGCTTGGCATCTGCACTCTAGAGTGGTCAGTGGGTCAGGCAGCGCAGTTGCAGCATTGTCAGCTTCTTTCCATTGATTCTCTTTAAGTGTTGACTCCAAAACTTTGACACGTCCGTTCAGAATGAGGGAAATCGTGCACATTCAAGCTGGCCAGTGCGGCAACCAAATTGGCGCAAAGGTAAAGcttctttctttattattttattttttttgccgtTGAACCAATGTCCTTGACTTCTAGAAATTTTCTTTATAGCAaagttctgtttctttgtcaacatgaaaatgacagatttcTTACTAGTCCGTGCATTAATATTTGCCAGTCTTTTGCCGAGTTAGAAACAAGAGAGTTGTGTGACAAAAGTTAGTTAGATGTTTCTTGAAAATTGCAACTACGAAGTATTTTTTTCTgcgtctctgtcttttttgtaaATGTCGAAACCTTGAGAACTTAATAGTAGTAATAACTAAATGTCGGGTATAATAACGGTAATTTAAAAAGCCAGCCCGCGGACGTGATATTTAACACAGGGTAAGAGAAAAACGCCTCTTCAGTACCCCTCCTTGCCACGCTCCGCATTTGCGTTCCAGCTGCGGTCTGAATAATATGCCTTACACTCTTTGTCTTCCTCAGAGCACAGCCTCCATGGCTAGGCTGCGTGAACAATATAGCGTCTCTGGCTGGACCTTCGCCAAGTGAATCTGTTAGATGTATCTGCGTTACgtaaaagtgaaagaaaaaacgaaaacCAAAAACGAGACGAATGTTGTTTTAAGGTAGAGCACAAATGAATTGCTGTAGGTaacttttattgatttttgatCACTGTAGGACACATTGTTATGCTACAAACTCATTTACTTTAAATTCGGAATTTTGTATTAATTACCAGACTCAAAGCGCTTCAGCGTGGGGCCCTGTTGCTCATTATGTACTCAGAGAGTCCACAAGACCGCTATGACTCAAACATTATGACCGATGATCGGTTCACGAAACGGTGGTCATTTAAAtcgagggaaaaaaagggagagacgGTCAACTCACGCTATTATGCGCACAATGAATGTCTGTCAAGAAAAAAGTGACGAGGGAGTCAAAAACGAGGGAGGAGGACGCGAAGCGAACAACTGGGAGATGGGACACAAAGAGCGGGGGAGGTGGCATGTCACCCGGGGAGAAGGGGGGAAGAGTAGACTGGAACAAACTGCAGACGATGAAGTCGATcgtgaaatgttttttcttttcttcttcttaagCTGTTAGCAGCCTCCGTCTCTAATTGTCTACTTTCCGTCATTTTTATGGTTGAGAGTGGTTTATACCGTCCTGAAGCTTGTGCCCAATACTAGTCCTGTTAATTTGGTGTTTCGAGTCACACTTCTGAATTTGATATTACGGTTTACGTGGAATTCTATGATTGTCACAATGCTGTCGCAGTTACGCGGCACTCTTAGTGTCTAGGAAGGTAGTTCTGCTGAATGACAAGCTGCTGGAAGAGACTATGATATTTAATACTTCACGGGCAGTGATTCAGCCTACCGAGTAATCCACACTCCACACTTCTCTCAAGTTGCCGATGACATATATAACAGTGAAAATGCAAAGAGGAGATGAAACAATTTGGAAACTGAAATAAtaagaccccccccctctcttgctgtgtctgtctgtctctctgcctgtctgtcttggAGTGAGCGaatgagagaagcagagaggtcTTTTCAGATTAGTGTCAGTTGACTGAATTTGTGAGAATCTGCCACTAGCTTACATTTGTCTCAGTCCATCAGTGTTCCTGAGTCCCTCCTCAGAGTCTGTGTGGCACTGCATTTTCCCCTCTAGTCTATATTATTATTCACACAAACCATTTTCTCCTCTAGTCTATATTATTATTTACACAAGCCATTTTCTCCTCTAGTCTAtattattatttacaaaaaCCATTTTCTCCTCTAGTCTATATTATTATTTACACAAACCATTTTCCCCTCTAGTCTATATTATTATTTACACAAACCATTTTCTCCTCTAGTCTATATTATTATTTACACAAACCATTTTCCCCTCTAGTCTATATTATTATTTACACAAACCATTTTCTCCTCTAGTCTATATTATTATTTACACAAACCATTTTCTCCTCTAGTCTATATTATTATTTACACAAACCATTTTCTCCTCTAGTCTATATTATTATTTACACAAACCATTTTGTCTTGGAACTTTATCAGATCATCTATGGCACTGAACATACTGGTGAAATTAATATAACTGACATATGAGTTAATTTGGTGTCTGACAAGAGTGTCTTATTTTCATAGCcacacatgcccccccccccacacacacacacacacacacccacaagaCGGAAAGATTTCTGCAATCTCCTGATCGGTCTACTGCTAGAGGCTGGATAGGTGGCAACATTGGCATCAAAAcaattacagaaacacactgtattGTAgatagcactctctctctctcattggcatcaaaacaattacagaaacacactgtattGTAgatagcactctctctctcattggcatcaaaacaattacagaaacacactgtattGTAgatagcactctctctctcattggcatcaaaacaattacagaaacacactgtattGTAgatagcactctctctctctcattggcatcaaaacaattacagaaacacactgtattGTAgatggcactctctctctctctctctctctctcttttattcacacatgcacacgctcacacacacagacaccaaccaGGCATTTAGAGAAGCCAGACACTAATTTCTCAAATACGATTTAATATAACACACTCCGTGTCCTGTGACCCAACCCTACAGCAATTACCTCATTAATCTCCACAGCTTTCTCAGGtttttccttcactctctctctctccctctctctctctctctctctctttctctttctctctctctccctctcattctctaattctctttctctatggAAACACATATTTCGGTCacttaaattaattttttgtttttcctccttttttcttttttttcctttgtctccGTCggacaaatatttaatataataCGCTATAGCCAGTCATTTAGAGAATGCTGATTTGGTGACTGGTGTTTTTTGTGATATATTTCTCTGATGTCACTCGTAgttaaaaaacatttgaacaCAATATAAAATTGCTGTCATGTGCATTCCCCAGCCTGTCCACATGAAaaatggtaatgtgtgtgtgtgtgtgtgtgtgtgtgtgtgtctgtgtgtgttagttctgGGAAGTGATCAGCGACGAGCATGGCATCGACCCTACGGGCACCTACCATGGCGACAGTGACCTACAGCTGGACAGAATCAGTGTCTATTACAATGAAGCCACAGGTACCagtctcccttttcctctccctctctctctctctctgtcttcttctcttttcctctgtctctcctttcatcACTACAGCACTCaagatttttcttcttctgcccAAAtttccaaaaaggaaaaaagaaggcTGAGGGTAAGATCAGGTTGACATATAACACAATTATGTTGTTTCAATCTGAACATGTACATACATCAGCCCTCTTGGGACCAGGtggtataatgtgtgtaaacttaaaaaaaaacaaacaaacagaggactgGGTCTCTATATTACTGAGCATCTTAATAAACcaaaatactttattttaaGTCAAATGACTTCTTTCCTCCAGCGTGGATCATGCATCGCTGAATATAGTGGAAAATTACACTtgtggtcagtctgtctgggaTTTGTCTGGAATGAAAAATGGTCCATGGTTCATTGGTGCTATCACTCGAAAACTATTAGAAGAATCATTTTCCATGAGTGGAATCTTATTAACCCTTTGGTCAATGATCTGAATGGGGCTGCAATCCTCCCTTAACTAAAGACATCATATAGTTCTCTTCAGTATTGAgctggtgtgtttttctctctttccctctctctctctctctctccgtctctctctctgcctctctctaaTGGAGGTGGTAAGTATGTGCCCAGAGCCATCCTAGTGGACCTGGAGCCTGGTACCATGGACTCGGTGCGTTCTGGACCGTTTGGACAGATCTTCAGACCTGACAACTTTGTGTTTGGTAAGAGAACCTCGTTCTGTCTTGGCTCCTCAGCAGAATTCATTAATAGGTTGTGTGTAAAGTCAGCAGTGGTTTGTGGTATTTGAAGTAGAAGTTTAATAATGGGACATTTATAACTGAAATCCCTCATTGTGGTGCATGAATGGAATTGTTACCATATTCACTGTGGAAAGGAGCATTATGGAAATACTGGAGAAAATGTTTGACAGAATAATGTTTGACAGAGTTTggactcttctcttctcttctcttctcttctcttctcttctcttctcttctcttctcttctcttctcttctcttctcaggtCAGAGTGGAGCTGGTAATAACTGGGCTAAGGGACACTACACAGAGGGAGCAGAGCTGGTTGACTCTGTCCTGGATGTGGTCCGTAAGGAGTCTGAAAGCTGTGACTGCCTCCAGGGTTTCCAGCTCACTCACTCCCTGGGTGGAGGAACAGGGTCAGGTATGGGCACCTTGCTCATCAGCAAGATTCGGGAGGAGTACCCTGACCGAATCATGAACACCTTCAGCGTCGTGCCTTCCCCCAAGGTGTCCGACACGGTGGTGGAACCGTACAATGCCACCCTGTCCGTGCACCAGCTGGTGGAGAACACGGATGAGACCTACTGCATTGACAACGAAGCTCTTTACGATATCTGCTTCCGCACGCTCAAACTCACCACGCCCACATACGGCGACCTCAACCACCTGGTCTCCGCCACCATGAGCGGGGTCACCACCTGCCTGCGTTTCCCGGGACAACTCAATGCTGACCTGCGCAAACTGGCCGTTAACATGGTACCTTTCCCCCGTCTCCACTTCTTCATGCCTGGCTTTGCACCCCTCACCAGCAGGGGAAGCCAGCAGTACCGTGCTCTCACCGTCCCTGAACTCACCCAGCAAGTATTTGATGCTAAGAATATGATGGCAGCTTGCGACCCACGTCATGGGCGTTACTTGACCGTGGCCGCCGTCTTCCGTGGTCGCATGTCCATGAAGGAGGTGGACGAGCAGATGCTGAATGTGCAGAACAAGAACAGCAGCTACTTCGTGGAATGGATCCCCAACAACGTGAAAACTGCCGTCTGTGACATTCCACCACGGGGTCTGAAAATGGCCGTCACCTTTATCGGGAACAGCACGGCCATCCAGGAGCTCTTCAAGCGCATTTCGGAGCAGTTCACGGCCATGTTCCGCCGCAAGGCCTTCCTGCATTGGTACACCGGAGAGGGCATGGATGAGATGGAGTTCACCGAGGCCGAGAGCAACATGAACGACCTGGTGTCCGAGTACCAGCAGTACCAGGATGCCACGGCAGAGGAGGAGGGCGAATTTGAGGAAGAAGCTGAGGAGGATGCTTAGAGTACCAAAATAGAGAAAAACATGTCCTGAGGTGGGAGAAgcgaaaaagaagaaataaaatgctttaaaaaaatggaaaaacgaaacaaaaatctaacaaaaaaagaagaaatgaaccTTGAGTGAACAGCAGAAGAATCTGAGAGAAAAGTCCCAAACGTTACAAGCTCCATTATAGGATAGAGATGAAGAATGATGAAAGAATGTGGAGTCACGGAAGCAAACGAATGTAAGGGGAAAGGAAATGCTGAAGAGCGTTACACGGAAAAATCACcaacaagagaagaaaaatctcTTTGTGGTTCCATGAAATGTTTCAATCGGCAAACAGTTTAAAGttcagaaagagaaatgttacAAAAGTAAGAAGATGGTGATAAAAATGGAAGAATTTTTCAGTTATGTTAAGGTCAACACCTTGTGTTCCtcgtgtttttattttgtttgaatttttttaatctctgaatgtttgacactgactcagtgtgTTGTATTGTGGATAAAAGCATATCAGAATCCAAATGAGTGTGACGTTAACCAAGACAGGAAAACCAACAGAGCTGAACACTGTAGACCAACATCTTGCTCCAGGATTAAATCAGGCCCTGGACATAATTaggttttcttttaatgaaagGTTTAGCTCAGTTTAGTTCAGGTCTAAACTTTAATTCTCATCTGAGCAGCAAGACTCCTGCAGTACAACTGTGCAACTGGATGCAGATCTGAGGAGATTTGAAACAGGGAGATGTTTAGAGTCCCACAGATGAATCTTTAGCCTTTTTTGTTCTGACTGTGATGAAACCAAAATGGGAGTGTTGACCTCTACCAGACGCCAGCCAACGTCATGAGGGAGGAACTATCTGTTAACACCCTGCTTCACTCCTCAAACAGAGATTTAGTTTTTATCACAGGAATGTTAGCTTAAGATCTGAGCGTATTAATACAATTTGCAGTCATCCACGTAGACAGAATTGATGAGTGATATGACCTGTAAACATCGCTTGATTAGGGTTTTGCTCCAGTTTGTGTGGTATTATGGTCAAAAGGGGTCCGTACATAACCTGGTAGTATTTAGTAGATTGGAGCAAATTGTGTAAAAGTTTCAGCTGGTAAAAGCTAGAGAAAATCTTTAGGCTAACATCTCGTTCTGGTTTATTATTTTCGgttttcatttcacaatatCCACAAGAATCTCAGTTGAGCCTTACTACCTTATACTGATGACTAGCCAACCTAGTTCAtctgaaatcaaatgaaaactgCACCACCATGTGCTCTCTAAGAGGTGGTACATTcttgtgttgtatttcttttaCATGTGAAAATTGTCAAGTTTTTTCACACCACATGATCCCTTTGTGTtatatgtagtttttttttttttttaaataaccttTGCTTTCATAATTCAAAGATCCCTGTGGACTTCCATGTCAAAAGCAGCCCCTACTCCTGCGAGAAATAAAGGATGTTTTTATACGACCTCAGTTCTCTGGTCGTGTTGTTAAATGGTCtgggaaaaacaggagaaacagtTTCATCAAAAGGTTGAATAAGAAACAGACTGGCATGCCAGTGGCTGATTCAGAGTCAAGTTTCAgtataaacattaaaaaaagacaaaaaacgtGGCCTCGTCTTGCAGCTCCACCTCCAGCTACCAGAATAAAGCTGTGTCAGCGTAAGAAGATGTAAACTATAAACCTCAAATAAAAAGGTCATTTCAATTTTACCCCGTCAGTTAGGACAGAATGTGCAGTTGGGCAACATGTACACATGGAACTGGCACCAGCTTTGAGACAGGATTTATGGACTACCACAATCTAGGCCAGCAGATTGCCAATGTAATTCCATGTTCAATGCAGATAATGTCAGCGATCATACAAATTACATTAATTAATGGGCAGTCAAATATGATCAATCTCATTCAGTGTGTTATATAATCTTTTATAAACTATTCACTATTTATTGACCATTTAAATATACCTGGGAAGCACTTCTCTCAGTTTCCTAAGTCCAAAAAATTTTCGGACCTATATTCACTTCTCACAGAGTGGAATGACACTGGTTTCCCACGAATTCGGCATTCCAGATTTGGCTGGTCTCCTGAatttaactgactgaattaATTAGCACAAAGGTTGTGCTAATAAATCAAATCTGTCAGAATGCCTTGCTCTAAACTGACCTGCTCTGCGCCATTTCTGAAATGCCCTTATAAAgcgttaaatgcatttaaactTCGATATATTCTAGTCAGCACAAAAAACTCAGTTTTCCAGCTGTCGTTAGTGATACGCGACACACATTTCTTATGTCCTCAGCTATTAACTTTATATGAAATACAAATTCCTTTGCGGAGTAGCCTGGGACTGAAAACCCTGTGTTTGCAAAATAATCTTTCAAAACGAAGTAACATGATTTAGACTCCATATTTCAGATCTACACGTGataaaatgatatatttacTATTTTTAAGCCCGATTTCCCAAAATAATGCATAGACTTCAAAAGTGTAATGTTATCGTTTATTTTTGTttccaaatgtttattttgttttcaaagggTGTCGATTATACATTTTCTGAACGTTATTAAATGCTACGTCAACACTTTCTGTGAACCGTGCAATTGTACACTCCTAACGGCGGCGATGCTCTCCGAGCTTAGCCGATGTTTGGTCGTTTCCACGCCGGGATCAGCCGAACTGCTCCAGATAATACCGATTCGAAACAGCATAAGAATCCCATTCTTTTGGTAGCCCGAGGGTGAGGAAAAGGACGGCAATTAAAGGTTTGAGTTATAGAACATAAGGCTGAAAGTCTGTTTATCATACTGCACATTGCTGCTGCTTCCGGATCACATTTACGTCTGATTACAAGGTaatttgtgtttacattcattttacaaataaataagaacGTACTCATCACTAGCGTTTTGGGAAAAAATTAAACTGGTTACATTGTACGGTAATTTCGTACGATTTATGTTCTTTTCATGATGTCCTGTAATGTGCATGGTCTCTTCTAATGTTCATTCAGGGCGTGTTGCGATGGCTAAAGGAATCGCGAGCGAGTGATAAAAGCAAGATAGCCTATACGGACTGATAATATAGAAATGATGTATTCGTCCAACGGTTCCATAATCCACAGTTTTATGAGACAGAATACATTGTATATGACAAAGCCTACAATGTCtttgacactgaaatgtgtgGAACGGACCACAGTGATAATTCACATTAACGACAccgtgttttgttgtttttttttaacgcatTTTAGGTGCCGTTTGTAGGACATATCTTCAGATTTTAACCATTTATCTTTTAGCAAGATGCTGTTTCATCTCATCACCCCGCCGCTTCTGCATATATCCGCTTTAGTGTTGTCTGGATTTTTATCGGAAACATAAAACAATTCATTGATTTTAAGTATGTTTCGATTATTGCTTCCTCTCTGTTAGGACGGGGCGTATAATGGATCCTTGACTGGGTACTGAAGAATGGGACgtcatgtttttgtaatgtaGTACAAATGGGTTGGCATGGAGCACTGAGCTGTTCGTTTTTATTTTCGTTTTAATGATGGCagcccagaaaaaaaagtcagttgcGCAAGAATGAAAAAGGCGGAGCGCAAGCAGATGGCCATTTAGCAGAGTCGCGgagtaagtgtttgtgtgtcactgcTCTAAAGAGAGTTATTAAAAGCTATACAGCGCAAGGGTGGGCaagttgtctttctctctctctctctctctctctctctctctctctctctctcgtgtgtgtgagagagagagagagaaagagcgagagagagagagagagagggggggggggggttggggtggcaCGAAAGCAATTAACCCTTATAAAATAGAAGCCCGCTTAATTTTCTGAGAGCTGTACGCAATGTTGCTGTAAGAACATCTCACTAGTACGTTTAATCTCTGACACTCCTCTGTCGGGACACTACCCACAGCAGCGCGCGACACACCCTTGTCGCACTACTGACGATGCGCGCGACactgagataaaacaaaaaagaactacCCGCAGTTCGCAGGCCACGAGGGAAGGagacaaaaatgagagagagagagagagagagagagagagagagagagagatgcctcaCAGTAGTATCCTAATCCCAGATCCTGTAGTCTCAGTTCTCACTTAGTCCTGATGTTGATTTTCGTTCACCTCAGAGGCGCGAAAGCTCTCATTTACAGTTGCGACGGGACAGGCTTAGTCGGGCTGTCAAGCAACCCTGAACTGAGGAATCTTGACCTGTCAGTTAGcatgaaatgtttctctgttttcttccctTTTGATCTCCCAAGGTAGGCTGTGCGAAGGTGATACATTACAGTACACACTCTTGCAATGGCTGTTGTGATTGCTGTTTTTAATACTTTGTTTACATGCTTGTCAGCATGGCTAGTCCAGgaagtctttctttttgtcctccGATACCcaggtttctttctcttttctgaatTTTAAATGGTGGCCGAAGTCATCATTCTCTGCCTCACAGAGAATAACTGATACATGTGCAGGCCTTTAATTGATCATGACAGTTTTTggcttttcttcctcttctgttgTAGACAGTAAAAGCTAAGAGGATTGGCACATCGAAGCATTTTAagacacaaaaggaaaacagagagacagaggagagagggagggggaggatggagggatagacaaaatgtgtttgtgtctgtgtgtgtgtttgttcatgtatctgtgtgtttgtgtgtgtctgtgtgtgtgcatgagagagaaagagagagagagagagagagagagagagagagatcggaGGACTCtcacagtcctctcctctcctctcctctcatactctgcctctctcttcttcattgTGACTGACTCTGACAGTATTTGGAAagagctgttcttctcctttgtAATGCAGTCCAGTCTAAAACACAGAGCCATGTTGGCAAAGGTTTTGAATGTGACACatgacttttctgtttttaacacTCCCCTTATGGAGTGAGAGCAATGTTAGACTGAGCCTTCAAAAGGGACAGTTCTCACAGGGAAAGGGGATAGGTGTAAGGGAAATTAGTTGGACAGCATGATTGACCAGATTTTGTGAGCGTTGGCAGAGTTGCCGACTCCAACACGCAGCTGCCAAGTCCCCTTGCCAGCTACAGGATATGATGTCACCTTATGAGGGTCTACGAACAAGATGCCAGAGAACATGCAGTGATCCATCAGAACTGCAGGACCCTAGAGAAAGTCACAGCTAATCAGATGTACAGCGCAGTAAAAGGAACAGAACTAAGTTTCCTGTAAATCTTTCTACAGTAGCATTTTACTTAGATGTGAAGGTAGtgaagagagacaaacacatattACACTACACTGCTATGAATACACATGTTTCTGGTATTTGAACTCTTCCCTCCAGAGTTAGATCGAGGATAAATGAACTGAATATGTTCTTTGCTTAGACTGTATGCTAGCAACATCTGCTGTGCAGTCTGAGGACTCTGTAACATAACTGAATGCACTGTATTCTAATTGTCATAGTAGTAATACAAGAGCGATCGCTTGTTCAATCCTCATCTCTGTGTCGCGCAGTCAAATGCAGTATTATAAATTGTTGGTACGGTCTTAGTTACcatttttatatctgtgtgtttgggtctgtaTTTACCAGGTGACCGGTGAAAATGAACAGGATTACCCTGGGTGTGTTCATGACCGTTATCGGCTCAGGTAATTATGCATACTGTACATTATCTTTATGCTGTTTCTAGTGTGTACGCTTCAAAACCTATTAAAATAATCCACCAGTAATAAATTTATCAAATGTATATCTGAAAATGAGGAACCATGCTTTATTTTAAACCTTTCTCTTCATATCACGGCAACTTTGTGTTAACTACATGTGAAGATTTCTCTTAGTCTTGTTAAATGCTTTAAGGATTATTATAGAAAACTGACAGAGCGAAGGTGCCACTGATCCCTGTGTATTGAAACGGGGAGGTGTATATGTTTCTCTACATCTCAGCATCATTTCCTCTCTTGTTATTGAGCAGGCGAATTATTTTGATTGTAagacaaatcattttcaaagttAAAGCAATCAGGACAACTGAATT
Proteins encoded in this region:
- the LOC115820646 gene encoding tubulin beta chain isoform X3, translating into MREIVHIQAGQCGNQIGAKFWEVISDEHGIDPTGTYHGDSDLQLDRISVYYNEATGTSGKYVPRAILVDLEPGTMDSVRSGPFGQIFRPDNFVFGQSGAGNNWAKGHYTEGAELVDSVLDVVRKESESCDCLQGFQLTHSLGGGTGSGMGTLLISKIREEYPDRIMNTFSVVPSPKVSDTVVEPYNATLSVHQLVENTDETYCIDNEALYDICFRTLKLTTPTYGDLNHLVSATMSGVTTCLRFPGQLNADLRKLAVNMVPFPRLHFFMPGFAPLTSRGSQQYRALTVPELTQQVFDAKNMMAACDPRHGRYLTVAAVFRGRMSMKEVDEQMLNVQNKNSSYFVEWIPNNVKTAVCDIPPRGLKMAVTFIGNSTAIQELFKRISEQFTAMFRRKAFLHWYTGEGMDEMEFTEAESNMNDLVSEYQQYQDATAEEEGEFEEEAEEDA
- the LOC115820646 gene encoding tubulin beta chain isoform X11, which translates into the protein MREIVHIQAGQCGKYVPRAILVDLEPGTMDSVRSGPFGQIFRPDNFVFGQSGAGNNWAKGHYTEGAELVDSVLDVVRKESESCDCLQGFQLTHSLGGGTGSGMGTLLISKIREEYPDRIMNTFSVVPSPKVSDTVVEPYNATLSVHQLVENTDETYCIDNEALYDICFRTLKLTTPTYGDLNHLVSATMSGVTTCLRFPGQLNADLRKLAVNMVPFPRLHFFMPGFAPLTSRGSQQYRALTVPELTQQVFDAKNMMAACDPRHGRYLTVAAVFRGRMSMKEVDEQMLNVQNKNSSYFVEWIPNNVKTAVCDIPPRGLKMAVTFIGNSTAIQELFKRISEQFTAMFRRKAFLHWYTGEGMDEMEFTEAESNMNDLVSEYQQYQDATAEEEGEFEEEAEEDA
- the LOC115820646 gene encoding tubulin beta chain isoform X8; this translates as MREIVHIQAGQCGNQIGAKFWEVISDEHGIDPTGTYHGDSDLQLDRISVYYNEATGGKYVPRAILVDLEPGTMDSVRSGPFGQIFRPDNFVFGQSGAGNNWAKGHYTEGAELVDSVLDVVRKESESCDCLQGFQLTHSLGGGTGVVPSPKVSDTVVEPYNATLSVHQLVENTDETYCIDNEALYDICFRTLKLTTPTYGDLNHLVSATMSGVTTCLRFPGQLNADLRKLAVNMVPFPRLHFFMPGFAPLTSRGSQQYRALTVPELTQQVFDAKNMMAACDPRHGRYLTVAAVFRGRMSMKEVDEQMLNVQNKNSSYFVEWIPNNVKTAVCDIPPRGLKMAVTFIGNSTAIQELFKRISEQFTAMFRRKAFLHWYTGEGMDEMEFTEAESNMNDLVSEYQQYQDATAEEEGEFEEEAEEDA
- the LOC115820646 gene encoding tubulin beta chain isoform X7; the encoded protein is MREIVHIQAGQCGNQIGAKFWEVISDEHGIDPTGTYHGDSDLQLDRISVYYNEATGGKYVPRAILVDLEPGTMDSVRSGPFGQIFRPDNFVFGQSGAGNNWAKGHYTEGAELVDSVLDVVRKESESCDCLQGFQLTHSLGGGTGSGMGTLLISKIREEYPDRIMNTFSVVPSPKVSDTVLVENTDETYCIDNEALYDICFRTLKLTTPTYGDLNHLVSATMSGVTTCLRFPGQLNADLRKLAVNMVPFPRLHFFMPGFAPLTSRGSQQYRALTVPELTQQVFDAKNMMAACDPRHGRYLTVAAVFRGRMSMKEVDEQMLNVQNKNSSYFVEWIPNNVKTAVCDIPPRGLKMAVTFIGNSTAIQELFKRISEQFTAMFRRKAFLHWYTGEGMDEMEFTEAESNMNDLVSEYQQYQDATAEEEGEFEEEAEEDA